Part of the Echeneis naucrates chromosome 1, fEcheNa1.1, whole genome shotgun sequence genome, ttaaaatctgacagATGTGATATTTTGTTAAATACACAGCCACTTTGTCTGAGGTAGCCAGGTGCTTGTACTTACAGGTTGCAGGTAGAAAATGAAACTACAGTGACTCGACAATAAACATCTGTATGtgatattgtgttgtttttttaatttttcctagagctgtctgtgctgcagggTCTGACTGAGTCGAAGGAAGGAGGCTACATGTTTCAGCTGCAGTGCTGGAAACAGACTCAGTTTATAATCCTGGATTATCATCCAGATCTCTCTGGCACACCGATGAGGGAATCATGACTGTTCATCAGCTCTGGCTTCAAGTATATTCGAGCAGAATATAGATCACACTTCTCAGTGAATGTGtgctttcattaaaatatttgctcattttCATGCAAATCCTGATTAACTGGCATCTTTTTTGAAACTGTTATTAAAACAGCTAATTAAGTATCTTAAATCTTAGCAATGACAGGTATTTTCACTCTGtccaaagaaaacaagcagagatTTGAATGAAtaagctgctgcttttctgggCCATGTTGTCCTTTTCCTCTCGTCACCACAGAcccagcagaaaataaaacgcTGACTGTGCAGGAAGGTTGTGACGAGCTGCGATTGGCTGCCGAGCACCCCACCCATTTTAAAGTACAATAAAACAGGGTGGCCAGCTGACTGTGTCCAGGAGGATGgactgctctgctgcagcagcactgcagaCCGCGTTTTCGCTCTGAAATGATGCAGGGGAAGGGATGCACAGTCTGTCCGAGCTGTTTCAGCTCACATTACCGATAAAAGCTGCGCTTCCTAACTTCCAATGTCAGTCCAGTTTAGGAAACCTCAGAAGGTGACTCTCAAACTAGAATGTGATCTAATGTCTGTTTGGTCTCtgagcacaaaaacagaatgaTTTCAAGCTTGTCTGATTGGAGGGATGTCTTATTGTTAAACAACCAATCAAGATGAAATGAATCTGAGGTTACAGAGGAAGAGTGATCGCTGAGCCTTACCTTTCTGCTCAGTTCAGGTGTGGGTGATCGAACACGGTAAAACAGCTCCAGACCAATCAGACACCAAACTCAGATCTCAACTTTACATAACTAAATGTTTGTTTAACTTCAGCTTCTCTCTCACAAACTTTCCCCTTCTCCTAGTGGAATATTTAACATCAGGAAGCGTCTACCCCCCCGCTGGGCCTTCTCATCTCCAGCATCCTGAGGGGACCAGAGATCATACCTGACACCAATAAAACTAATCCTGATTCACTTCAGTGCCACGAGCTGAAAATCGGGATCCTGCTGGGGAGTCACCTGACAGCCTGGGTTGCTATGGTGACGACCTACCTAAGCATCAGGGGCCAGTTTCTGAACTGGTTTTAATTCTGGATGATGCCAACACTCACAACTGGAGAGAGGTCCTTAAAATGTCGTTTTTAGAACGAACATGAGAAGGTTCTGTTCATGCTGGGCCCCCTCACCTTTCTTGAACTCCTCCATGATGGCGTCCAGCTTGGTGTCGTTGAAGACGCAGTGCAGCGGGTGTTTGTAGAACTGGGTGATGGTCTTCAGCGGGGTGCAGTCGTCCGGGTCCACGAAGGCCAGGTCCTTGACGAACAGGATGTCCACGATGTTGGAGCGCTCGTTCTCGAACACCGGGATCCGGGTGTAGCCGCTCTGCATGATCTCCGACATGGTGTTGAAGTCCAGCACCGCGTCCGAGGCCAGCATGAAGCAGTCCGTCAGCGGCGTCAGGACGTCCTCCACGGTCTTGGTGCGCAGCTCCAGCGCTCCCTGGATGATGTTGAGCTCCTCCTTGACCAGGTCGTGGTACGGGTCGGTGACGCGCAGCATCTCCAGGAGTTTCTCCCTGGTGTAGAAGTTGGAGATCTCCTGGTTGAGGATGAGGTCCAGCAGTTTGCTGATCGGGTAGGAGATGGGGAAGGACAGCACCATCAGCAGCCGGGTCACCCAGATGGTTTTGGAGGCGATGGCCAGGCCGTGCCGGGACGCCACGGAGTGCGGGAGGATCTCCCCGATGAAGAAGATGCCGAAGGCGCAGATGACCGTGGAGAGCCAGGTCATGCCCAGGATCTGACACATCCACACGGCCAGCGAGGCGTTGATGATCGCGGTCCCCAGCAGCAGGGTGCACAGGACGTAGTTCCCGTGACGGCGCACCGACTCGATCTTCCGCGCGTAATTCTGCTCCTTGTCGGTGCCGCTGTTCTGCAGGACCTGCAGCTCCACCGGGTCCAGCGCCAGCAGGCTCAGGTTCAGTCCGCTGAACAGAGCCGACAGCCCGAGCAGCAGCACCGAGACCAGAACCTGCAGCCAGAGATCCGGGACGGCCGAGCGCTCCACCACGGCCACCCAGAAGTCCCGGGTCCGGTAGTGTTCCCATTTGGACCCGTCGAAGGCGCACATGGAGTAGTATTTGATCTTCTCCCCCCTCCGGAGGTCCTTGGCCAGCAGCTCCACCAGCACCGAGTTCTGGCTGGAGGCGGACTTGAAGGAGCCCAGAACCTCGATGTCGGACGTCCTGGCGTTCTTGTCCATGCACATGTTCCGTTTCGGGTGAACTTGTCCCTCCCGTCCGGGACTCGGCTCCTCGATGAAGGCGATCCAGGGCGCGGCGTTGTTGGCGCGGGTGCGGTTGAGCCTCTGCGGGGAGGTGGAGTAGTAGACCCGCAGCATGAAGCGGGTCCCCTCGGTGGCTTTCAGCACCCCGTCCTCCACGGACAGCTCCGGGCCGGTGTCCTCCGGACGGAAGCCGAGCAGGCCGAGCGCCGGGGCGGGCAGCAGCGAGCAGGCggacagggagagcagcagcagccggcGGGGAGACAGCGGAGCCCCGCCGGAGAACCGAGCGGCCGCATCCTCCGCAGCCATGACGCGGTGTGAGATGCTCGGGGTCAGTCCCAGGCTCCCGGTTCACGTGGTCCTGCCTGGTTCCGGTCCATGTGGGAAAAGGAGGAGCAGCTGGCTGCGGTGTTCTGCCGGTCCGGGAGAGATGCGCCCTCCACTGCTGCGCGCTGACGTAACTTTTCTAATTATAGCTCCGAGTTCACTACATgatcatttctgtttattataAGGACTTTATGATGGACTTTACAATGAGCCTAATGTGTCTGCGGCTTCCAATGAGGAGTAAACGACCTGATCATAAACCAGAGGCAGTAATGACACTGTGATTATAGGCCTTCAATGGTGATGACTTCTATTAACCCCCaccgcccccccaccccgtTATCTGACTCTGCTTCAGAGCATTTTAtaaaatctgctgccatctagtgaCAATAATCATTAACATCATCAAGGCATGTGCAGACATGGAGGAGGATcagctttaaatgaaaaacaaagaaggggagaaaatggagaggagggaggaaaaagataTATTTGTACATGCTTTTGAAAGAACTAAACctattttaattaaacatttttgtgccatttctttttattttttgagtaaTTACTCATACTATGAAATgcaatgagagaaaacaaaacgaGCTGGACTACCAGccaggtggagcagcagaagcCCTAAACGTTCTGGTCTCCTGTCAGCTGGATCCCACCACTACAGCTTTatatcagctgatctgaaggcCGATTctgatttgtttggttttgtgatTCTCTGTAGTTCTTTAAATGACCATCAGGCCTAAATGAGGAGGTGAAGAACAGCAATGGGGATCTGAccctgttttcctttcatttgaaaGGCTGTTCCAGGATTGCCCCCCCAATAAACACAACACGGTGAGCAGTGTTCAAACACGCAGCCTGTTGAGCATTAATCTGCTGCTATAACAGTCTTCGCTCTTCTGGTTTCAGGCGTCCCACCACATTTCCTCCCACTCAGCCACAGGAGCTTCAGTGAAGtccagcactgatgctgagcgATCGGGTCTGCGTGGGCTGTTGTCAGCGTTCCAGTTCATCCTCAAAGTGTTGGCTGGGATTTAGGTCAGTGCTGAACAGGATGGGGAAACaatttttaaatcagctttctgtgttctttttgtcttcatcaaAAATCAAGATCAAACcagaaaaatactgaaataataGAGAAAATGATGTGTGTGGCAAACCACATCCTCCagttctgtctctgtggatggaAAGGAAGAGCTGAGACACAACAGCAGATTTCAACCCAGATGAGATTATACAGAACAGATTAATGACTAAAACCAACACTGGTTTCTTTAAAAGGCTGACTTACACAATATCATCACCATTAAAGGTTTGTCCACGTGGTGGCAGCAATGTAAAGGCTATCAGTCTGAAGGGAAAAGTCCAATTCACAAACTGAACTTTTCATTTGCCTATCTAATATCTAATACTGAACCACGTCAGTATTAGTTCACTTGAATTTAATCTGTCACCTCTCAAGATTGGGATTATTTTTCCTGTGACATGACAGCGCTCAGCTTCCTGATGAGTTGAATGTTGCTCTCCTGTGTGAGTTGAGCTAtcagtatattttttattatatttaacagTATTTAAGATTTCAACATGTGTAGATAGGATGATGAACACTTGTTGAACCCGATCAGCTAACAGCATTAGGTAGCTGGTTTCTGCCACTTAAAACAACAGTTCTCTGCTCCACTGTCAGCAAGTGAAGCTCTTGGTAGGAATAGTTTGGTCTAAGATTACAAAGAAAAGGTCTCAACCTCGTCTGTTATTCACAGATATAATTCTTATTTATACAACACttttattacatatatatacacacagaagtCAAAGTAAAACCAGGACAACTGTTTGGGAGGATCTGAAGTTGGGAATCAGTCTGTAGGGAATTAGAAAGCTTGAAATGTGACTAAAGGGGATAAAACAGGAGCGGTGTGCTCTTGGTTCTGGATTGAACCCAGGCAGTGGACTTCTGGATGgatcaggtcaaaggtcacgtcCAGGCTTGTATACTTTGTTGTTGAATGctttaaatattatttctttggtctgtttgtgttataTTCAGAGTTGCCTTGAGGAGCGGAGTTGCTCTGGAAGGAGCTCCCTTTATGAATGAAGGTTTGAGTTCATGTAAGGAAATATATCTAAGAACAGATCTCAAGTGGATCCTGGTTTGATTTTGGTTCATTTTCTAAAGTGGCTGCAGATGAACCTGACTATCATGATACCTGATCATTTTACGTTATTTCCGGGTCCTGCTTGTGATTGATGAGCCCTGCTTGATCCGGGGCGGagctctggatctggatctgttgCTGCACACTTTGCTAACGCTGCATGGAGGTGACCATTGTTTGACAGTCACTAAAACATCCGTCAGATGAATGAAAGCCTCTGCCGGTGTCACATTAAGCGTAAAAAGGCGCACTGAGCTCCTCCAACCCCCGCGGAGACCCGATCCGGTCCCGGGTGGATCGAGCCGGTCAGAAGTGAAGAGTTGGGAGACTTTTAAAGTTGGTCAATATTTACAGAAGCGGGTTAGTGATTAACGGGCAGCTGCTCACAGTCCCAGAGGACAGACCGCCGTGTCCGCTCCACGATGCTGTGCGCTCGGGTCTGGAGAGCTTTGGGTCCCCGGTGCCGAGGAGCCCGCCTGACGGCCTGGAGGAGAGCccagagccacagagctgctgccccTGGACCCACCAGGCTGGACCTCAGCGGGATCTACCCGCCCATCGCCACCCCGTTTACCGCCCAGGAGGACGTGGACTACCCCAGACTGGAGCAAAACCTGCAGAAATACGCGCAGATCCCGTTCAAAGGTCAGAAGAGCTAACAGAAAAGTGGTTCCTCCAGTAAAGCACGGGTCAGGGACCCGGATCAGGTGTGAGAGGTTCTCAGACCTGAGCAACACTTCAGTCCAGGTCTTTGGGAAAGCTGACCTCAGTCCAGCTCAGGGGGTCGTATCACTGTTCACCGAGGGACTTGACTAAATTCAGCCCTGAGATAAAAAGCGTAAaccctgctgctgcctgctgcccTCTGGTGGAGTGTTCCAACAGTTTACAGCATCAATAAATGCCTctgtgttgttattattattattattattattattattatcatcatcattgttgttgttatttttacgGCTTCTTTTTAAGAGTACTGAATAAATACTTAAATGATCGTCAGGGCTCGGATCACAAAACCCCAAAGAAGTGTAGATCCTCAGGATGTGGACCTGCAGCAGATAAAGGTCTGACTCTGGGAGAGTTGTGTGTTTCAGGCCTGGTGGTTCAGGGCTCCAATGGGGAGTATCCGTACCTGACGGTGGAGGAGCGGGTGGAGGTGGTGAGGACGGTCAGGCGCTCCCTC contains:
- the LOC115055656 gene encoding metal transporter CNNM1-like; this encodes MAAEDAAARFSGGAPLSPRRLLLLSLSACSLLPAPALGLLGFRPEDTGPELSVEDGVLKATEGTRFMLRVYYSTSPQRLNRTRANNAAPWIAFIEEPSPGREGQVHPKRNMCMDKNARTSDIEVLGSFKSASSQNSVLVELLAKDLRRGEKIKYYSMCAFDGSKWEHYRTRDFWVAVVERSAVPDLWLQVLVSVLLLGLSALFSGLNLSLLALDPVELQVLQNSGTDKEQNYARKIESVRRHGNYVLCTLLLGTAIINASLAVWMCQILGMTWLSTVICAFGIFFIGEILPHSVASRHGLAIASKTIWVTRLLMVLSFPISYPISKLLDLILNQEISNFYTREKLLEMLRVTDPYHDLVKEELNIIQGALELRTKTVEDVLTPLTDCFMLASDAVLDFNTMSEIMQSGYTRIPVFENERSNIVDILFVKDLAFVDPDDCTPLKTITQFYKHPLHCVFNDTKLDAIMEEFKKGKSHLAIVQRVNNEGEGDPFYEVMGIVTLEDVIEEIIKSEILDETDLYTDNRTKRRVSHHERKQQDFSIFKLSENEMKVKISPQLLLATHRFLSTEVEPFKPAHISEKILLRLIKHPSVVQELKFDEKNKRGQQHFLFQRNKPVDYFILVLQGRVEVEFGKEALKFENGAFSYFGVPAIMPTVHRSPSRSSGLDRSESTLYGGSMGQLNGAGNVYLPDYSVRQLTPLQIIKITRSHYQNAVTATRMDSSPQTPDADARLAECNTPTPEPPTTEHAATLMPPPHTTATLMPPPREPTRPSSARTNGQQSSVPHSTSLLNEKNRIVRSKSDGQKSPSDSVFLRMDEIPYIREERAEADTHTDMASVPIETDTSPFISSLSLSGSEDTLGKKLLLKLSHKKRKKSREGEKTPEDSSDQPLVKT